The following proteins are co-located in the Calliphora vicina chromosome 2, idCalVici1.1, whole genome shotgun sequence genome:
- the LOC135950174 gene encoding arylphorin subunit C223-like produces the protein MKIAIVLLAIIGLVAASSIPKHEVKIADKEFLAKQKFLFEIVYRVEDPLMFEEWIKMGKSFTFDKADYTHFDMYMEKFYEAYKHDAILPKGEFFGALVQTHLKQAYGLFEFFYYAKNWEVFQSNVAWARMHCNEGMFVYALTLAVIHRDDFHGLILPSIYEIFPQYFFNSKFVYEAEKFDYDVWSKYIMYEKEYKDILYKDYSTFYKNHDNHHYYYFTKDFKTYQWWKMMGLGEHWYSEDRFMLRDNMDKYNKDSKYLEIFEGTKMFFMPVDYTRDIEFFNKESALSYFTEDVGFNAYWYYLNMDYAFFLDGKTYGLNKDRRGEYWLYNVRQLLSRYYMERLSHGFGEIPAFSFIDSIEYGYNPQLVYHNGVGFSYRKNYYEVESFGKFDYFYKVLDFFNRMDEIITKGVYVTYDGKTIDMRKPESIEYIGSIMQGNVDTFDSYFFKYWYMFAHMYFGDVNTHDFEVFPHIFLNYETMMRDPMFYMFYKKIASVYFQFFNYVKPYTHEELLFPGVTIKDVKVSELVTYFDLVDFDVTNLMNDKMTFVDGQFVWDKTLLARQMRLNHKPFDFDFVIESDKAQKVVIRTYLGPKYDEFGRVISLTENRENFMELDSFVYTLKSGVNEFKRYSKDFYWTVEDRTTYTELYKYVMLAFEGKYDFPLDISEPHCGFPDRLVLPHGWYKGMPMQFFFYVTPFTAEYEQFSTYDYSYSCGIGSGVRYIDEMPFGYPFDREIDEYEFFVPNMYFKDVKIFHKDTFEKYFEHKYEKFGHFDYHYHH, from the exons atgaaaatcgccATTGTTTTATTGGCCATCATTGGCCTTGTTGCTGCCAGCAGCATCCCTAAGCATGAAGTTAAAATTGCCGATAAGGAGTTTTTGGCCAAACAAAAGTtccttttcgaaattgtttaccGTGTCGAAGATCCCTTGATGTTCGAGGAATGGATCAAAATGGGAAAATCCTTCACTTTTGACAAGGCTGACTACACT CACTTTGACATGTACATGGAGAAATTCTACGAAGCCTACAAACATGATGCCATCTTACCCAAGGGCGAATTCTTCGGTGCCTTGGTACAGACCCACCTTAAACAAGCCTATGGTTTGTTCGAATTCTTCTACTATGCCAAGAACTGGGAAGTCTTCCAAAGCAATGTTGCCTGGGCTCGTATGCACTGCAACGAAGGCATGTTTGTTTATGCTTTGACTTTGGCCGTCATCCACCGTGATGATTTCCATGGCTTGATCTTGCCCTCCATCTACGAAATCTTCCCTCAATACTTCTTCAACAGCAAATTCGTTTACGAAGCTGAGAAATTCGATTATGATGTCTGGAGCAAATACATCATGTACGAAAAGGAATACAAGGATATCCTCTACAAGGACTACTCTACCTTCTACAAGAACCATGACAACCATCACTACTACTACTTCACCAAGGACTTCAAGACCTACCAATGGTGGAAGATGATGGGTTTGGGTGAACACTGGTACTCTGAGGACCGTTTCATGTTGCGCGATAACATGGACAAATACAACAAGGACTCCAAATACTTGGAAATCTTCGAAGGCACCAAGATGTTCTTCATGCCTGTTGACTACACTCGTGACATTGAATTCTTCAACAAGGAATCTGCCTTGTCTTACTTCACCGAGGATGTTGGTTTCAACGCCTACTGGTATTACCTCAACATGGACTACGCTTTCTTCTTGGACGGCAAGACCTACGGTTTAAACAAGGATCGTCGTGGTGAATACTGGTTGTACAATGTCCGCCAACTTTTGTCTCGTTACTACATGGAACGTTTGTCTCATGGTTTTGGTGAAATTCCCGCCTTCTCCTTCATTGACAGTATCGAATACGGTTACAACCCTCAATTGGTTTACCACAACGGTGTTGGTTTCTCTTACCGCAAGAACTACTACGAAGTCGAAAGCTTTGGCAAATTCGATTACTTCTACAAGGTTTTGGACTTCTTCAATCGCATGGATGAAATCATCACCAAGGGTGTTTATGTAACTTATGATGGCAAGACCATTGATATGCGCAAACCCGAATCCATTGAATACATTGGCAGCATCATGCAAGGCAATGTTGATACTTTCGACAGCTACTTCTTCAAATACTGGTACATGTTCGCCCATATGTACTTCGGTGATGTCAACACCCACGATTTCGAAGTATTCCCCCACATTTTCTTGAACTACGAGACCATGATGCGTGATCCTATGTTCTACATGTTCTACAAGAAGATTGCTTCCGTCTACTTCCAATTCTTCAACTATGTCAAGCCTTACACTCACGAAGAGTTGTTGTTCCCTGGTGTCACCATCAAGGACGTTAAGGTTTCTGAATTGGTTACCTACTTCGATTTGGTCGACTTTGATGTCACCAACTTGATGAACGACAAAATGACTTTCGTTGATGGACAATTCGTTTGGGATAAGACCTTGTTGGCTCGTCAAATGCGCCTCAACCACAAGCCTTTCGACTTCGATTTCGTTATTGAATCTGACAAAGCCCAAAAGGTTGTTATCCGCACCTACTTGGGTCCCAAATACGATGAATTCGGCCGTGTTATTTCCTTGACTGAAAACCGTGAAAACTTCATGGAACTTGATAGCTTCGTCTACACTCTTAAATCGGGTGTCAATGAATTCAAGCGTTACTCCAAGGACTTCTACTGGACCGTTGAGGACCGCACCACCTACACTGAATTGTACAAGTATGTTATGCTTGCCTTCGAAGGCAAATACGACTTCCCCTTGGACATCAGCGAACCCCACTGTGGTTTCCCCGATCGTTTGGTCTTGCCCCATGGTTGGTACAAGGGTATGCCCATGCAATTCTTCTTCTATGTCACTCCCTTCACCGCTGAATACGAACAATTCTCCACCTACGACTACTCTTACTCTTGCGGTATTGGTTCTGGTGTTCGTTACATCGATGAAATGCCTTTCGGCTATCCCTTCGATCGTGAAATCGACGAATACGAATTCTTTGTGCCCAACATGTACTTCAAGGatgttaagatcttccacaaggATACCTTCGAAAAGTACTTTGAACACAAATACGAAAAGTTCGGTCACTTTGATTACCACTACCATCATTAA
- the LOC135952187 gene encoding arylphorin subunit A4, which translates to MKIAIVLLAIIGLVAASSISKHEVKIADKEFLAKQKFLFEIVYRVEDPLMFEEWIKMGKTFTFDKSGYTHFDMYMEKFYEAYKYGAILPKGEFFGALVETHLKQAYGLFEFFYYAKNWETFQRNVAFARMHFNEGMFVYALTLAVIHRDDFQGLILPSIHEIFPQYFFNSKFVYEAEKFDYDVWSKYIMYEKEYKDILYKDYSTFYKNHDNHHYYYFTKDFKTYQWWKMMGLGEHWYSEDRFMLRDNMDKYNKDSKYLEIFEGTKMFFMPVDYTRDIEFFNKESALSYFTEDVGLNTYWYYLNMDYAFFLDGKTFGLNKDRRGEYWLYNVRQLLSRYYMERLSHGYGEIPHFSFLNTIEHGYDSQLVYHNGVGFSYRKNYYEVQSYGKFDYYYKVMDFFNRLDEIITKGVYVTYEGKTIDLRKPESIEYIGSIMQGNVDTFDNYFFKYWYMFAHMYFGDVNTHDFEVFPHIFLNYETMMRDPMFYMFYKKIASVYFQFFNYVKPYTHEELLFRGVTIKDVKVSELVTYFDLVDFDVTNLMNDEMTFVDGQFVWDKTLLARQMRLNHKPFDFDFVIESDKSHKVVIRTFLGPKYDEFGRVITLTENRQNFMEIDSFIYTLKSGVNEFKRLSKDFYWTVEDRTTYTELYKYVMLAFEGKYDFPLDISEPHCGFPDRLVLPHGWYKGMPMQFFFYIAPYTASYEPFSTYDSTYACGIGSGVRHIDEMPFGYPFDREIDEYEFFVPNMYFKDVKIYHQDTFDKYYGKKYENFGHFDYSYYH; encoded by the exons atgaaaatcgccATTGTTTTATTGGCCATCATTGGCCTAGTTGCTGCCAGCAGCATCTCTAAACATGAAGTCAAAATTGCCGATAAGGAGTTTTTGGCTAAACAAAAATtccttttcgaaattgtttaccGTGTTGAGGATCCCTTGATGTTCGAGGAATGGATCAAAATGGGCAAGACTTTCACCTTCGACAAGTCAGGCTACACT CACTTTGACATGTACATGGAGAAATTCTACGAAGCCTACAAATATGGCGCCATCTTACCCAAGGGTGAATTCTTCGGTGCTTTGGTAGAGACCCACCTTAAACAAGCCTATGGTTTGTTTGAATTCTTCTACTATGCCAAGAACTGGGAAACCTTCCAACGCAACGTTGCCTTTGCCCGCATGCACTTTAACGAGGGCATGTTTGTCTATGCTTTGACTTTGGCCGTCATCCACCGTGATGATTTCCAAGGCTTGATCTTGCCTTCCATCCACGAAATCTTCCCTCAATACTTCTTCAACAGCAAATTCGTTTACGAAGCTGAGAAATTCGATTATGATGTCTGGAGCAAATACATCATGTACGAAAAGGAATACAAGGACATCCTCTACAAGGACTACTCTACCTTCTACAAGAACCATGACAACCATCACTACTACTACTTCACCAAGGACTTCAAGACCTACCAATGGTGGAAGATGATGGGTTTGGGTGAACACTGGTACTCTGAGGACCGTTTCATGTTGCGCGATAACATGGACAAATACAACAAGGACTCTAAATACTTGGAAATCTTCGAAGGCACCAAGATGTTCTTCATGCCTGTTGACTACACTCGTGATATTGAATTCTTCAACAAGGAATCTGCTTTGTCTTACTTCACTGAAGATGTTGGTTTGAACACCTACTGGTACTACCTCAATATGGATTACGCTTTCTTCTTGGATGGCAAGACCTTCGGTTTGAACAAGGATCGTCGTGGTGAATACTGGTTGTACAATGTCCGTCAACTTTTGTCTCGCTACTACATGGAACGTTTGTCTCACGGTTACGGTGAAATTCCTCACTTCTCCTTCTTGAACACCATCGAACATGGCTACGATTCTCAATTGGTTTACCACAACGGTGTTGGTTTCTCTTACCGCAAGAACTACTACGAAGTTCAAAGCTACGGCAAATTCGACTACTACTACAAGGTTATGGACTTCTTCAACCGTTTAGATGAAATCATCACCAAGGGTGTTTATGTAACTTATGAAGGCAAGACCATTGATTTGCGCAAACCCGAATCCATTGAATACATTGGCAGCATCATGCAGGGCAATGTTGATACTTTCGACAACTACTTCTTCAAATACTGGTATATGTTCGCCCATATGTACTTCGGTGATGTCAACACCCATGATTTCGAAGTATTCCCCCACATTTTCTTGAACTACGAGACCATGATGCGTGATCCTATGTTCTACATGTTCTACAAGAAGATTGCTTCCGTCTACTTCCAGTTCTTCAACTATGTCAAGCCCTACACTCACGAAGAATTGTTGTTCCGTGGTGTCACCATCAAGGACGTTAAGGTTTCTGAATTGGTTACCTACTTCGATTTGGTCGACTTTGATGTCACTAACTTGATGAACGACGAGATGACTTTCGTTGATGGTCAATTCGTTTGGGACAAGACCTTGTTGGCTCGTCAAATGCGCCTCAACCACAAGCCTTTCGACTTCGATTTCGTTATTGAATCTGACAAATCCCACAAGGTTGTTATCCGCACTTTCTTGGGTCCCAAATACGACGAATTCGGCCGTGTCATTACATTGACTGAAAACCGTCAAAACTTCATGGAAATTGACAGCTTCATCTACACCCTTAAATCTGGTGTCAACGAGTTCAAACGCCTCTCCAAGGACTTTTACTGGACCGTTGAGGACCGCACTACCTACACTGAATTGTACAAGTATGTCATGCTTGCTTTCGAAGGCAAATACGACTTCCCCTTGGACATCAGCGAACCCCATTGTGGTTTCCCCGATCGTTTGGTTTTGCCCCATGGTTGGTACAAGGGTATGCCCATGCAATTCTTCTTCTACATTGCACCCTACACTGCCTCCTACGAACCCTTCTCCACTTACGACTCCACTTACGCTTGCGGTATTGGCTCTGGCGTTCGTCATATCGATGAAATGCCTTTTGGTTATCCCTTCGATCGTGAAATCGACGAATACGAATTCTTCGTACCCAACATGTACTTCAAGGATGTCAAGATCTACCACCAAGATACTTTTGATAAGTATTATGGCAAGAAATACGAAAACTTCGGCCATTTCGACTACAGCTACTatcattaa